A region from the Plasmodium chabaudi chabaudi strain AS genome assembly, chromosome: 2 genome encodes:
- a CDS encoding IMP1-like protein, putative produces the protein MSDNKGAYLIFDNASNGSLFIAWKKEKVENALLYIKPTKNVPEFKFTCNNGKYELIRNLQSDKKIFFSGICQFIKEARDIKGKITLLPYLENGFPIKVNIYFLKGNNVVQLKSGESFDLEGVDASTVLPYGSSSLQVKTMSKDMFVGKGNSEGASISF, from the exons ATGTCAGATAATAAAGGAgcttatttaatttttgataatgCGTCAAACGGGTCGTTATTTATTGCATGGAAGAAAGAGAAAGTAGAGAATGCTTtgctatatataaaaccTACGAAAAATGTTCCagaatttaaatttacCTGTAACaatggaaaatatgaacTCATTAGAAATTTACAG TCGGATAaaaagatatttttttcaggAATTTGCCAATTTATCAAAGAGGCAAGAGatataaaaggaaaaataaCATTATTACCATACTTAGAAAATGGATTCCCTATAAaagttaatatatattttttaaaaggaAACAAT GTTGTTCAACTTAAATCCGGAGAATCGTTCGATTTAGAAGGCGTCGATGCATCGACAGTTTTACCATATGGATCAAGTTCGTTACAAGTCAAAACAATGTCCAAGGACATGTTTGTGGGTAAAGGGAATTCTGAAGGCGCTAGTATTTCTTTCTAG